A single window of Mangifera indica cultivar Alphonso chromosome 18, CATAS_Mindica_2.1, whole genome shotgun sequence DNA harbors:
- the LOC123202435 gene encoding E3 ubiquitin-protein ligase UPL1-like isoform X1: MKLKRRRALEVPPKIRSFINSVTSAPLENIEGPLKTFIWEFDKGDFHHWVDLFNHFDSFFEKHVKSRKDLQFEDNFLESDPPFPREAVLQILRVIRIILENCTNKHFYSSYEQHLSSLLASTDADVVEACLQTLAAFLKKTIGKYSIRDASLNSRLFALAQGWGGKEEGLGLIACAVQNGCDPVAHELGCTLHFEFYMVNESLNEFSSTEQSIQGLQIIHLPNINTCPDSDLELLNKLVGEYRVPTSLRFSLLSRLRFARAFGSLAARQQYTCIRLYAFVVLVQASSDADDLASFFNSEPEFVNELVTLLSYEDAVPEKIRILCLHSLVALCQDRSRQPSVLTAVTSGGHCGILSSLMQKTIDSVLSNSSKSVVFAEALLSLVTVLVSSSSGCSAMREAGFIPTLLPLLKDIDLQHLHLVSTAVHILEAFMDYSNPAASLFRDLGGLDDTIARLKVEVSYIENGSKQRGEDSDCSGSSSQIVSSASSELDNTQPLYSEALVSYHRRLLMKFLLRAISLGTEAPGNTARIYGSEENLLPQCLCIIFRRAKDFGGGIFSLAATVMGDLIHKDPTCFFAVLDAAGLPSAFLDAIMDGVLCSAEAIICIPQCLDALCLNNNGLQAVKDRNALRCFVKIFTSRTYSRVLAGDTPASLSSGLDELMRHHASSLRGPGVDMVIEILNTILKIGSGADPSCLSTDSFCDSTPVPMETDVEERTLVTPDDRDSSKMDSSSEQTSELSSDASLVNIESFLPDCVANVARLLETILQNADTCHIFVEKKGIDAVLQLFTLPLMPISASVGQSIPIAFKNFSPQHSTSLARAVCQYLREHLKLTNELLVSVGGTQLAAVDSGKQTKVLRYLSSLEGLLSLSIFLLKGTGTVVSELGAADADVLKDLGKTYREIIWQISLCNDTKADEKKNAEQDVENADVAPSSSVGRESDHDENIPAVRYMNPVSVRNASQSLWAGEREFLSVVRSGEGLHRRSRHHGLSRIRGGRTNRHLEAFNIDSEVQPNFPETSSSQELKKKSPDVLVMEILNKLASTLRAFFTALVKGFTSPNRRRADSSSLSSASKTLGTALAKTFLEALSFSDYSSSSGLDMSLSVKCRYLGKVVDDMAALTFDNRRRTCYTAMVNNFYVHGTFKELLTTFEATSQLLWTLPYSFPTSGVDPEKVGEGSKSTHGAWLLDTLQSYCRVLEYFVNSALLLSPTSASQAQLLVQPPVAVGLSIGLFPVPRDPEAFVRMLQSQVLDVILPIWNHPLFPNCSPGFIALVISLVTHIYSGVGDVKRNRSGIAVSTNQRLMPPPPDENTIAIIVDMGFSRARVEEALRRVEANSVEMATEWLLSHSEDPVQEDDELARALALSLGNSSDTAKVDSTDKSVDVLSEEGQVKALPVNDILASSVKLFQSSDTMAFPLTDLLVTFCNRNKGEDRPQVVSHLVQYLKECPLDFSKDTSALCTISHIIALLLFEDGSTREIAAQNGIATTAVDILTSFKARNESQNEILVPKCISSLLLILDNLLQSRPGVVSESTEGTQIGSLPDPSGELAAPAAVTEKKLDSDVNDKKSTSPFDKILGKSTGYLTMEESHKVLLVACDLIKQHVPAMIMQAVLQLCARLTKTHVLALQFLENGGLAALFSLPRSCFFPGYDAVASAIIRHLLEDPQTLQTAMELEIRQHLSLNRHSGRSLPRTFLTSMAPVISRDPVIFMKAAAAICQLETSGGRTFVVLSKEKEKEKEKDKSKPTGGELGLSSIDSVRISENKSHDGLSRCSKGHKKIPANLAQVIDQLLEIVLKYPLPKTQEDGMSDLTSMEVDEPATKVKGKSKVDETRDAKSDSERSASLAKVTFVLKLLSDILLMYVHAVGVILRRDLEMCQLRGPNHLDGSGQGGILHHVLHWLLPLSIDKSAGPDEWREKLSEKASWFLVVLCGRSSEGRKRVINELVKALSSLSNLESNSSKSSLLPDKKVFAFVDLAYSILSKNSSSSNLPGPGCSPDIAKSMIDGGMVQCLTSILQVIDLDYPDAPKTVNLILKALESLTRAANASEQVFKSEGGNKKKSVGSNGRHDDQVTATAETMDPNQSRSTQHEVTGAEDTEQQPQGISRSEGNNEVNANQSTEQDMGIEVEDATTANPPIEMDFIREEIDERGVLNNTDQIEMTFHVENRADDDMGDEDDDMGDDAEDDEDDDEGDDEDEDIAEDGAGMMSLADTDVDDHDDTGLGDEYNDELMDEEDDDFHENRVIEVRWREALDGLDHLQVLGQPGIASGLIDVAAEPFEGVNVDDLFGLRSRPLGFERRRQTGRSSFERSVTEVSGFQHPLLSRPSHSGDLVSMWSSGGNTSRDLEALSSGSFDVAHFYMFDAPVFPYDHVPTSLFGDRLGGAAPPPLTDYSVGMDSLPLSGRRGLGDGRWTNDGQPQAGPQASAIAQAVEEHFVSQLRTISPANNLAERQSQNSGVQERQLSDAPPSVDGLAVVVGENVGSPQNEVQHQENGNDMVDRESDPTVVSVPTGEQNNSGTVVEDEPMVVQPLSLNSTPNGQDIMEIGDGNGTFAEQVQAIPEFVNSSANCPTDLQHEGATRMPSNVLDISVQNSSCDGLTRVDEQANTHVVMDSGLEMPNLGDVQPSSVHANIDIDMSGIDVQGNQVEQSIPASEQGVDMLSSGQNTAVSQDTAQTDQTSGNNEAPAASAIDPTFLEALPEDLRAEVLASQQAQSVQPPTYTPPSADDIDPEFLAALPPDIQAEVLAQQRAQRFAQQGEGQPVDMDNASIIATFPADLREEVLLTSSEAVLSALPSPLLAEAQMLRDRAMSHYQARSLFGGSHRLNGRRNGLGFDRQTVMDRGVGVTIGRRTASAIADSLKVKEIEGEPLLDANALKALIRLLRLAQPLGKGLLQRLLLNLCAHSITRATLVRLLLDMIKPEAEGSANGLATINSQRLYGCQSNVVYGCSQLLDGLPPLVLRRILEIMTYLATNHSAVANMLFYLDPSIVPELATPKYSETNDKGKEKILDGDASSEPLGGLQDGHVPLVLLLKLLNRPLFLRSTAHLEQVMGLLQVIVYTAASKLECRSQSESTTENSQKPPIDEASGDTQKDPSLAEPASSEGDKNVSDKSSTADGKRSIDTSDIFLHLPQCDLRNLCSLLGREGLSDKVYMLAGEVLKKLASVAASHRKFFTAELSELAHGLSSSAVNELVTLRDTHMLGLSAGSMAGAAILRVLQALSSLLSPSGGESPAQDNDGEQEQTTVWNLNVALEPLWQELSDCIGVTETQLGQSSFCPSMSNINVGEQVQGTASMSPLPPGTQRLLPFIEAFFVLCEKLQANLAMIQLDHASVTAREVEESTGSSTSVSTKCNDDSHRKLDGAVTFARFAEKHRRLLNAFIRQNPSLLEKSLSMMLKAPRLIDFDNKRAYFRSRIRQQHEQQLSGPLRISVRRAYVLEDSYNQLRMRSTQDLKGRLNVHFQGEEGIDAGGLTREWYQLLSRVIFDKGALLFTTVGNNASFQPNTNSVYQTEHLSYFKFVGRVVAKALFDGQLLDVHFTRSFYKHILGVKVTYHDIEAVDPEYYKSLKWMLENDVGGMPDLTFSMDPDEEKHILYEKTEVTDYELKPGGRNIGVTEETKFEYVDLVADHILTNAIRPQINSFLEGFSELVPRELISIFNDKELELLISGLPEIDLDDLRANTEYTGYTAASNVVQWFWEVVKAFNKEDMARLLQFVTGTSKVPLEGFKALQGISGPQKFQIHKAYGAPKRLPSAHTCFNQLDLPEYSSKDQLKERLLLAIHEASEGFGFG; the protein is encoded by the exons cCTCCCAAGATCAGATCCTTCATCAATAGTGTCACTTCTGCGCCGCTTGAGAATATAGAAGGGCCCCTAAAAACTTTCATATGGGAGTTTGATAAG GGAGATTTCCATCATTGGGTTGATCTTTTTAAccattttgattcatttttcgAGAAGCATGTAAAATCTAGAAAGGATTTGCAGTTCGAAGATAACTTCTTGGAATCTGATCCTCCTTTCCCAAGAGAAGCAGTTCTTCAAATACTCCGTGTCATAAGAATAATTTTGGAGAATTGTACAAATAAGCATTTTTATAGTTCCTATGAG CAGCATCTTTCATCCTTGCTTGCTTCCACTGATGCGGATGTGGTTGAGGCTTGTCTGCAGACTTTGGCAGCTTTTTTGAAGAAAACTATTGGGAAGTATTCCATTAGAGATGCTTCTTTAAATTCAAGGTTATTTGCTCTTGCACAAGGTTGGGGGGGAAAGGAAGAGGGTCTCGGGTTAATTGCATGTGCTGTACAAAATGGGTGTGATCCAGTAGCTCATGAGTTGGGCTGCACCCTGCATTTTGAGTTCTATATGGTGAATGAGTCATTAAATGAATTCTCTTCCACAGAGCAGTCAATCCAAGGTTTACAAATCATTCATTTACCTAACATCAACACTTGTCCGGATAGTGATCTGGAGCTTTTGAATAAGTTAGTTGGAGAGTACAGAGTTCCCACCAGTTTaagattttctcttttgtcaAGATTGCGGTTTGCAAGGGCTTTTGGCTCTCTAGCTGCTCGACAGCAATACACATGCATTCGCTTATATGCCTTTGTGGTTCTAGTTCAAGCAAGCAGTGATGCCGATGATCTGGCTTCATTTTTTAACTCTGAGCCTGAATTTGTCAATGAATTGGTTACTCTGTTGAGTTATGAAGATGCAGTGCCTGAGAAAATTCGTATTCTTTGCCTGCATTCGTTAGTTGCACTTTGTCAAGATCGGTCCCGCCAGCCATCTGTATTGACTGCTGTGACATCTGGTGGGCACTGTGGTATCCTATCTAGCCTCATGCAGAAAACTATTGATTCTGTACTTAGTAATTCCTCAAAGTCTGTTGTTTTTGCTGAGGCTTTGTTATCTCTTGTAACGGTTTTGGTTTCATCTTCGTCGGGTTGCTCAGCAATGCGAGAGGCTGGGTTTATTCCTACTCTTCTACCTCTTCTTAAAGACATAGATCTGCAGCATTTGCATTTGGTCAGCACAGCTGTGCATATTCTAGAAGCTTTCATGGATTACAGTAATCCAGCTGCTTCTTTGTTCAGAGACTTGGGTGGTTTAGATGATACCATTGCCCGCCTGAAGGTGGAGGTGTCCTATATAGAAAATGGTTCTAAGCAACGTGGTGAGGATTCTGATTGTAGTGGGAGCAGTTCACAAATTGTCTCAAGTGCTTCAAGTGAGCTTGATAACACCCAGCCTTTATATTCTGAGGCATTAGTTTCCTATCACCGGCGACTACTGATGAAATTTCTTTTACGTGCTATATCTCTTGGAACTGAAGCTCCAGGAAACACTGCCCGTATTTATGGCTCTGAGGAGAATTTATTGCCGCAATgcttatgtattatttttagaaGAGCAAAGGATTTTGGTGGTGGGATATTTTCACTTGCGGCAACTGTCATGGGTGATTTGATTCACAAAGATCCTACCTGTTTTTTTGCTGTCTTAGATGCAGCTGGCCTGCCTTCTGCATTCCTTGATGCCATAATGGATGGTGTTTTATGCTCTGCTGAAGCCATAATATGCATACCTCAGTGCTTGGATGCCTTGTGCCTGAACAATAATGGCCTTCAGGCTGTGAAAGATCGCAATGCTTTGAGGTGCTTTGTGAAAATCTTTACTTCCAGAACTTATTCACGTGTCCTTGCAGGTGATACACCGGCGTCCCTGTCTAGTGGACTGGATGAACTTATGCGCCACCATGCTTCTTCTCTGCGTGGTCCTGGAGTAGATATGGTGATTGAGATCTTGAataccattttaaaaattggatctgGGGCTGATCCTTCTTGTTTATCCACTGATTCTTTTTGTGATAGTACTCCTGTTCCCATGGAAACTGATGTTGAAGAGAGGACCTTGGTTACACCAGATGATAGGGATTCTTCCAAAATGGATAGTAGTTCAGAGCAGACATCTGAGTTATCTTCTGATGCATCTTTAGTGAATATTGAATCGTTTCTTCCTGATTGTGTGGCCAATGTTGCTCGTCTTCTTGAAACAATTCTTCAGAATGCTGatacatgtcatatatttgttgAGAAGAAGGGGATTGATGCTGTCTTGCAATTGTTCACCTTGCCTTTAATGCCTATTTCAGCATCAGTTGGTCAGAGTATTCCAATCGCTTTTAAGAACTTCTCGCCTCAGCATTCTACCTCTCTGGCTCGGGCTGTATGTCAATATTTGAGAGAACatttgaaattaacaaatgagTTATTGGTTTCAGTTGGAGGTACCCAGCTCGCTGCAGTTGACTCTGGAAAGCAAACGAAAGTTTTGAGATATCTTTCCAGTCTAGAGGgtcttctctctctttccatTTTTTTGTTGAAGGGTACCGGTACTGTTGTTTCTGAATTGGGCGCAGCAGATGCTGATGTATTGAAAGATCTTGGGAAAACATATAGGGAAATAATTTGGCAAATTTCTTTGTGTAATGATACTAAGGCAGATGAAAAGAAGAATGCTGAGCAAGATGTGGAGAATGCAGATGTAGCTCCATCCAGTTCTGTTGGAAGGGAAAGTGATCATGATGAAAATATTCCGGCAGTGCGATACATGAACCCTGTTTCTGTTAGGAATGCTTCACAGTCACTGTGGGCTGGAGAAAGAGAGTTTCTTTCTGTTGTTCGTTCTGGTGAAGGTTTACATCGCCGTAGTCGACATCACGGTTTGTCTCGCATTCGGGGTGGAAGAACTAATCGACACCTGGAGGCATTTAACATTGATTCTGAAGTTCAGCCTAATTTTCCTGAGACATCTTCTTCGcaagaattgaagaagaaaagtccTGATGTTCTTGTCATGGAAATCCTTAACAAGTTGGCTTCAACATTGCGTGCTTTCTTTACAGCTCTTGTGAAGGGTTTCACATCACCAAATCGGCGTAGAGCTGATTCAAGCTCATTGAGTTCAGCTTCAAAGACCCTTGGAACTGCCTTGGCTAAAACATTTCTGGAGGCCCTAAGTTTCTCTgactattcttcttcttctgggCTTGATATGTCACTTTCTGTGAAGTGTCGGTATCTTGGGAAGGTTGTGGATGACATGGCAGCACTCACATTTGACAACAGGCGACGTACTTGTTACACAGCAATggttaataatttttatgtccATGGAACCTTTAAAGAGCTACTCACCACATTTGAAGCTACCAGTCAGTTGTTATGGACACTACCATATTCTTTTCCAACATCAGGTGTTGATCCTGAGAAAGTAGGTGAGGGAAGTAAATCAACTCACGGTGCATGGCTTCTTGATACTTTACAAAGCTATTGCCGTGTGCTGGAGTATTTTGTTAATTCAGCTTTACTTTTGTCTCCGACCTCTGCCTCCCAGGCTCAGCTGCTTGTTCAGCCACCGGTTGCTGTTGGTTTGTCAATTGGGCTCTTTCCTGTTCCTAGAGACCCAGAAGCCTTTGTTCGTATGCTTCAATCTCAGGTTCTGGATGTGATCCTACCTATCTGGAATCACCCTCTGTTTCCAAACTGTAGTCCGGGTTTCATTGCCTTGGTTATTTCACTTGTTACCCATATATACTCTGGTGTAGGAGATGTGAAACGAAATCGTAGTGGTATTGCAGTGAGTACAAACCAGCGTCTCATGCCCCCACCACCTGATGAGAATACTATTGCTATCATTGTTGATATGGGCTTTTCGAGGGCAAGAGTGGAGGAAGCACTGAGACGGGTGGAAGCAAACAGTGTTGAAATGGCTACAGAGTGGTTGTTGAGTCATTCTGAGGATCCTGTGCAAGAAGATGATGAACTGGCTCGAGCACTTGCTCTTTCTCTAGGAAATTCGTCAGATACAGCAAAAGTTGACAGTACTGACAAGTCAGTTGATGTTCTAAGTGAAGAGGGACAAGTGAAGGCACTCCCTGTTAATGATATTCTTGCTTCATCTGTCAAATTGTTTCAGAGTAGTGATACAATGGCATTCCCATTGACAGATTTGCTTGTGACATTTTGCAATCGAAACAAAGGAGAGGATCGACCACAAGTTGTATCTCATCTTGTTCAGTACCTTAAAGAATGTCCATTGGATTTTTCAAAGGATACCAGTGCATTGTGTACAATATCACATATTATAGCATTGCTTCTTTTTGAGGATGGAAGTACTAGAGAAATTGCTGCACAGAATGGTATTGCAACTACTGCAGTGGATATCCTCACTAGTTTTAAGGCTAGAAATGAGTCACAGAATGAAATTTTGGTCCCTAAATGCATAAGCTCTTTACTACTTATTTTAGATAACCTGCTGCAGTCTCGGCCTGGAGTTGTGTCTGAATCCACAGAAGGAACCCAGATAGGATCTCTGCCTGACCCATCTGGAGAGCTGGCAGCTCCAGCTGCAGTTACAGAGAAAAAATTAGATTCAGATGTTAACGATAAAAAATCTACCTCACCATTTGACAAGATATTGGGAAAATCTACTGGTTACTTGACGATGGAAGAGAGTCATAAGGTGCTGCTTGTAGCTTGTGACCTGATTAAACAACATGTTCCAGCCATGATCATGCAGGCTGTTCTGCAGTTATGTGCTCGCTTGACAAAAACACATGTTCTAGCCCTGCAATTTCTTGAAAATGGTGGTTTGGCTGCCCTGTTTAGTCTTCCAAGAAGTTGTTTTTTCCCTGGATATGATGCTGTTGCATCTGCTATCATTAGACATCTCCTTGAAGACCCTCAGACACTGCAAACAGCTATGGAATTGGAGATACGACAACATTTGAGTCTAAACAGGCATTCTGGGCGTAGTCTTCCTCGGACATTCTTGACATCAATGGCACCTGTTATTTCAAGAGATCCTGTAATATTTATGAAAGCTGCAGCAGCAATTTGTCAGCTGGAGACATCAGGAGGGAGGACCTTTGTGGTTTTgtcaaaggaaaaagaaaaggagaaggaGAAAGACAAATCAAAACCAACTGGTGGTGAACTTGGACTATCTTCTATCGACTCTGTTCGGATTTCTGAAAATAAGAGTCATGATGGGTTGAGTAGATGTTCCAAAGGCCACAAAAAAATTCCTGCTAATCTTGCTCAAGTAATTGATCAGCTACTTGAAATAGTATTGAAATACCCTTTGCCTAAGACCCAAGAAGATGGTATGAGTGACTTGACTTCTATGGAGGTAGATGAACCTGCTACAAAGGTGAAGGGTAAGTCGAAGGTTGATGAGACAAGGGACGCAAAATCTGATTCAGAAAGATCTGCTAGCCTCGCTAAAGTGACTTTTGTTCTCAAATTATTGAGTGATATTCTTCTTATGTATGTACATGCTGTTGGGGTTATACTGAGAAGGGATTTGGAGATGTGTCAACTTCGAGGGCCCAACCATCTAGATGGTTCTGGACAAGGTGGAATTCTTCATCATGTTTTACATTGGCTACTTCCACTTTCTATTGATAAATCAGCTGGTCCTGATGAATGGAGAGAAAAATTGTCTGAAAAAGCTTCATGGTTTCTGGTGGTGCTGTGTGGTCGTTCCAGTGAAGGGCGTAAACGGGTAATTAATGAACTTGTAAAAGCCCTATCTTCATTATCAAACCTGGAGAGCAATTCAAGTAAGAGCAGTTTATTGCCTGATAAGAAggtttttgcttttgttgatTTGGCCTattcaattttgtcaaaaaattcaTCATCCAGCAACTTACCTGGTCCTGGGTGCTCCCCGGACATTGCAAAAAGCATGATTGATGGTGGAATGGTTCAATGCTTAACTAGCATTCTTCAAGTGATTGATTTGGACTATCCTGATGCTCCCAAAACAGTGAATCTTATCCTGAAGGCTCTTGAAAGCCTAACAAGGGCTGCTAATGCAAGTGAGCAGGTTTTTAAATCTGAAGggggtaacaagaaaaaatCAGTAGGGTCAAACGGAAGGCATGATGATCAAGTTACTGCTACTGCTGAGACTATGGATCCTAATCAAAGTAGGAGCACTCAACATGAAGTTACAGGTGCTGAAGATACTGAACAACAGCCCCAAGGAATTTCTCGAAGTGAAGGAAACAATGAAGTGAATGCAAACCAGTCTACTGAGCAAGATATGGGAATAGAAGTGGAAGATGCAACAACTGCCAATCCACCTATTGAGATGGATTTCATACGTGAAGAAATCGATGAACGTGGTGTGTTAAACAATACTGACCAAATTGAGATGACATTCCACGTTGAGAATAGGGCAGATGATGATATGGGTGATGAGGATGATGACATGGGAGATGATGCAGAGGATGATGAGGACGATGATGAGGGGgatgatgaggatgaggatATAGCAGAAGATGGTGCTGGCATGATGTCTCTAGCTGATACTGATGTGGATGACCATGATGATACTGGCTTGGGAGATGAATATAATGATGAGTTGatggatgaagaagatgatgatttTCATGAGAATCGTGTCATAGAGGTGCGGTGGAGGGAGGCCCTTGATGGTTTGGATCATTTGCAGGTGCTTGGGCAACCTGGAATTGCAAGTGGTCTTATTGATGTTGCTGCTGAACCATTTGAAGGGGTGAATGTGGatgatctttttggtcttcGCAGCAGGCCTTTAGGTTTTGAGCGCCGGCGTCAAACTGGTAGGTCTTCTTTTGAGCGATCTGTCACAGAAGTAAGTGGGTTCCAACATCCTCTCCTCTCAAGGCCATCCCACTCAGGTGACCTGGTCTCAATGTGGTCATCAGGTGGGAACACATCCCGGGATTTAGAAGCTCTGTCGTCTGGGAGTTTTGATGTTGCTCACTTCTACATGTTTGATGCCCCTGTTTTTCCGTATGATCATGTACCAACTAGTCTTTTTGGCGATCGTTTGGGTGGTGCAGCACCCCCACCTTTGACTGATTATTCTGTAGGTATGGATTCATTGCCATTATCTGGGCGAAGAGGGCTAGGTGATGGGAGGTGGACTAATGATGGTCAACCACAAGCAGGACCCCAAGCTTCTGCAATTGCGCAGGCTGTAGAAGAACACTTTGTATCTCAGTTGCGTACTATTTCTCCAGCGAACAATCTGGCTGAAAGGCAGTCCCAGAATTCAGGGGTGCAGGAGAGGCAATTATCAGATGCCCCTCCATCTGTTGATGGTCTAGCAGTGGTAGTGGGTGAAAATGTTGGTAGTCCTCAAAATGAAGTTCAGCATCAAGAAAATGGGAATGACATGGTTGATCGAGAATCTGATCCAACAGTTGTTAGTGTTCCAACTGGGGAGCAGAATAATTCTGGGACTGTTGTTGAAGATGAGCCTATGGTTGTTCAACCACTTTCTTTGAACTCTACACCTAATGGTCAGGATATTATGGAAATTGGGGATGGTAATGGTACTTTTGCTGAGCAAGTACAGGCAATTCCAGAGTTTGTCAACTCATCTGCAAACTGCCCTACTGATCTGCAACATGAAGGTGCAACAAGAATGCCTTCAAATGTGCTAGATATTTCAGTTCAGAATAGTAGCTGTGATGGATTGACAAGAGTGGATGAGCAGGCCAATACTCATGTGGTGATGGATTCTGGTTTGGAGATGCCCAATCTTGGAGATGTGCAACCTTCTTCAGTTCATgcaaatattgatattgatatgaGTGGTATTGATGTACAAGGAAATCAGGTTGAACAATCCATACCTGCTTCTGAACAAGGTGTAGATATGTTATCATCTGGGCAAAATACTGCGGTTTCTCAGGACACCGCACAGACTGATCAAACTAGTGGGAATAATGAGGCTCCTGCTGCTAGTGCTATTGATCCAACCTTCTTAGAGGCTTTACCTGAAGACTTAAGGGCAGAAGTGCTAGCTTCTCAACAAGCTCAGTCCGTTCAACCTCCTACTTATACACCTCCTTCAGCTGATGATATAGATCCGGAGTTTCTTGCTGCCCTTCCTCCTGATATCCAAGCAGAAGTTTTGGCGCAACAAAGAGCACAGAGGTTTGCACAACAGGGAGAAGGGCAACCAGTTGACATGGATAATGCTTCAATAATTGCTACTTTTCCTGCTGATTTGCGTGAAGAG gtACTTTTGACTTCATCAGAGGCAGTTTTATCTGCTTTACCTTCTCCCTTACTTGCTGAAGCTCAAATGTTAAGAGACCGAGCAATGAGTCATTATCAGGCTCGCAGTCTTTTTGGGGGAAGCCACAGGTTAAATGGTCGAAGGAATGGTCTGGGGTTTGATAGGCAGACGGTGATGGACAGGGGTGTTGGAGTTACAATAGGTCGAAGAACAGCTTCTGCTATTGCAGATAGCTTGAAAGTGAAGGAAATTGAAGGAGAGCCtcttttggatgcaaatgcatTGAAAGCTTTGATCCGGCTTCTACGGTTAGCACAG CCCCTTGGGAAAGGCCTTCTGCAGAGATTGCTGTTAAATCTGTGTGCACATAGTATTACAAGGGCAACTTTAGTTCGTCTTTTACTTGACATGATTAAACCAGAGGCTGAAGGTTCTGCAAATGGATTGGCAACAATTAATTCACAGAGGCTTTATGGTTGTCAGTCAAATGTTGTTTATGGCTGTTCACAGTTGTTGGATG GTCTTCCTCCGCTGGTATTGCGTCGAATTCTTGAGATCATGACTTATCTGGCCACAAACCATTCTGCTGTTGCAAATATGTTGTTCTACCTTGATCCCTCAATTGTGCCAGAGCTTGCAACTCCAAAATACTCTGAAACCAACGACAAAGGCAAAGAGAAAATTCTGGATGGAGATGCTTCATCAGAACCTCTGGGTGGCTTACAGGATGGACATGTTCCTTTAGTACTCCTTCTGAAACTCTTGAATAGACCTCTATTTTTACGCAGCACTGCACATCTTGAGCag GTCATGGGTTTGCTTCAGGTAATTGTTTATACAGCAGCATCAAAATTGGAATGTCGGTCACAATCTGAATCAACAACTGAAAATTCCCAAAAACCACCGATTGATGAAGCTTCTGGTGATACTCAAAAAGATCCTTCTTTGGCTGAACCAGCATCAAGTGAAGGGGATAAAAATGTCAGTGACAAGTCATCCACTGCAGATGGAAAGAGGAGCATTGATACCAGTGATATTTTCTTGCATCTGCCACAATGTGATTTGCGCAATCTATGCAGCCTTCTTGGTCGTGAAGG GTTGTCAGATAAAGTTTATATGTTAGCTGGTGAGGTGCTGAAGAAGTTGGCCTCTGTTGCTGCATCCCATAGAAAGTTCTTTACTGCAGAGCTTTCGGAACTGGCGCATGGTTTGAGCAGTTCAGCTGTAAATGAGCTTGTGACACTGAGAGATACACATATGTTGGGTCTAAGTGCTGGTTCCATGGCTGGGGCTGCGATATTACGTGTGCTACAGGCACTTAGCTCACTCTTGTCACCTAGTGGTGGTGAGAGTCCAGCTCAGGATAATGATGGGGAACAGGAGCAAACTACGGTGTGGAATCTAAATGTTGCACTTGAGCCATTATGGCAAGAATTAAGTGATTGTATTGGTGTGACAGAGACACAGCTGGGTCAGAGCTCCTTCTGTCCAAGTATGTCTAATATAAATGTTGGGGAGCAGGTACAGGGGACTGCCAGTATGTCACCTCTTCCACCAGGAACGCAGAGGCTACTTCCATTTATTGAGGCTTTCTTTGTTTTGTGTGAAAAGCTACAAGCAAACCTTGCCATGATCCAGCTAGATCATGCAAGTGTAACTGCTAGAGAAGTCGAAGAGTCTACTGGAAGCTCAACTTCCGTAAGCACAAAATGCAATGATGATTCTCACAGAAAGCTTGATGGCGCCGTCACATTTGCAAGGTTTGCTGAAAAACATCGGCGGCTTCTGAATGCTTTTATCAGACAGAATCCCAGTTTGTTGGAGAAATCACTCTCTATGATGCTGAAAGCACCTAGGCTGATTGACTTTGACAACAAGAGAGCATATTTCCGTTCAAGAATAAGGCAACAGCATGAACAACAACTCTCAGGCCCACTGCGAATTAGTGTTCGGCGGGCGTATGTTTTAGAGGATTCTTACAATCAGTTGCGGATGCGGTCCACACAAGATTTGAAGGGAAGGTTGAATGTGCATTTCCAAGGTGAAGAGGGTATTGATGCCGGAGGTCTGACGAGGGAATGGTATCAATTACTGTCAAGGGTCATATTTGATAAAGGAGCATTACTATTCACTACTGTTGGGAATAATGCATCTTTCCAGCCAAACACCAATTCTGTCTACCAGACTGAGCATCTTTCCTACTTCAAATTTGTGGGCCGTGTG GTTGCCAAAGCTCTCTTTGATGGTCAGCTTTTGGATGTTCATTTCACCAGGTCCTTCTACAAGCACATCCTTGGTGTCAAAGTGACTTACCATGACATAGAGGCTGTTGATCCTGAATATTACAAGAGCTTAAAGTGGATGTTGGAG aatGATGTAGGCGGCATGCCTGACCTGACATTTAGCATGGATCCAGATGAAGAAAAGCACATTCTTTACGAGAAAACTGAg GTAACTGATTATGAGCTCAAACCTGGAGGAAGAAATATAGGGGTTacagaagaaacaaaatttgagTATGTGGACCTTGTTGCTGATCATATCTTGACCAATGCTATCCGTCCTCAAATCAATTCATTCCTGGAAGGTTTCAGCGAATTGGTTCCACGAGAacttatttcaattttcaatgatAAAGAGCTAGAGCTTTTAATCAGCGGACTTCCTGAAATTGATT TGGATGATCTAAGGGCCAATACAGAGTACACTGGCTACACAGCAGCATCTAATGTTGTTCAGTGGTTTTGGGAAGTTGTTAAAGCTTTTAACAAGGAAGACATGGCTAGACTGCTTCAATTTGTCACTGGAACATCAAAG GTTCCATTGGAGGGTTTCAAGGCATTACAAGGTATCTCGGGTCCCCAGAAGTTTCAAATTCACAAGGCATACGGAGCTCCCAAGCGTCTGCCCTCAGCTCATACATG CTTCAATCAGCTAGATCTTCCTGAGTATTCCTCCAAGGATCAGCTTAAAGAGCGTTTGTTGCTTGCTATACATGAAGCCAGTGAAGGTTTCGGCTTTGGTTGA